Proteins encoded within one genomic window of Gadus macrocephalus chromosome 18, ASM3116895v1:
- the adprm gene encoding manganese-dependent ADP-ribose/CDP-alcohol diphosphatase — MESCPIEDAPLFTFGVIADIQYADIDDGFNYTRTKRRYYRSSLQLLMNARESWSRSAVKPSFILQLGDIIDGFNKQHDSSDQALDTVMRELSTCPAQVHHVWGNHEFYNFSRDTLMKSKLNSSPPCDSGGGGPDTGDIYAYHFNPTPKFKIVVLDAYDVSVLGRTVSSVQYNNALNILKEHNSNEDLNHPPAEEGIKRKFVKFNGGFSRDQLNWLDGVLSLSDKNEERVLIVSHLPVHPLSTEPICLAWNSEDVLALIGAHGCVVCFMAGHDHNGGYHHDRDSGVHHLTLEGVIETPPDSDASGTVWVYEDRMFLKGSGRTADRLLLFTWPPDETQIM, encoded by the exons ATGGAAAGTTGTCCCATCGAGGATGCCCCACTGTTTACATTCGGAGTGATCGCCGACATTCAATACGCGGACATCGACGACGGATTTAACTACACCCGCACAAAGAGACGCTACTACAGAAGCAGCCTCCAGCTGCTCATGAACGCCCGTGAAAGTTGGTCGAGATCCGCTGTTAAACCCAGCTTCATCCTCCAGCTGGGGGACATCATTGACGGCTTCAACAAGCAGCATGACTCGTCAGACCAGGCCCTGGACACCGTGATGAGGGAGCTGAGCACCTGTCCTGCCCAGGTCCACCACGTATGGGGAAATCACGAGTTTTACAATTTCAGCAGGGACACGCTGATGAAGTCCAAGCTGAACAGTTCGCCTCCCTGTGACAGCGGAGGTGGGGGACCCGACACAGGCGACATCTATGCCTACCATTTCAACCCGACTCCTAAGTTCAAAATTGTGGTGCTGGATGCTTATGATGTGAGTGTTCTGGGAAGGACTGTGTCCAGTGTGCAATATAACAATGCACTGAATATTTTAAAAGAGCACAACAGCAACGAGGACCTCAACCATCCCCCAG CCGAGGAAGGAATTAAGCGTAAATTTGTAAAGTTCAACGGAGGGTTCAGTAGAGACCAACTGAACTGGCTGGATGGAGTGCTGTCGCTGTCCGACAAGAACGAGGAAAGAGTCCTCATCGTCA GCCACCTCCCAGTGCACCCTCTCTCCACCGAGCCCATCTGCCTGGCCTGGAACTCTGAGGACGTCCTGGCGCTGATCGGGGCCCACGGCTGCGTGGTGTGTTTCATGGCGGGCCACGACCACAACGGGGGCTACCACCACGACCGGGACTCCGGCGTGCACCACCTCACCCTGGAGGGGGTGATCGAGACGCCCCCGGACAGCGACGCCTCCGGGACGGTCTGGGTGTACGAGGACAGAATGTTCCTGAAGGGGAGTGGACGGACGGCGGACAGGCTACTGTTGTTTACGTGGCCGCCGGACGAAACGCAGATCATGTGA